One Ranitomeya variabilis isolate aRanVar5 chromosome 5, aRanVar5.hap1, whole genome shotgun sequence DNA window includes the following coding sequences:
- the LOC143773747 gene encoding uncharacterized protein LOC143773747 translates to MSSTEYSSDEEFQPRQSEVDRVSESTSTEGQRGTEQRSQGPVGRRQRVSQRDEDRIDNDLLITLVQERVPLWDSRDPQHAVNSTLRRLWSEVAQALWDGWENAPPRVRNAFMDKVRTRWRSMKDRFNKDLRDENRAASGSGARHRPYKYHRVLAFLRPVLLMRT, encoded by the exons atgtcttctacgGAGtattcatcagatgaggagttccagccacgtcagTCAGAAGTGGATCGTGTCAGTGAG agcacttcaactgagggacagagaggGACTGAGCAGCGtagtcaaggtccggtgggaagacggcagcgg gtatcACAACGGGACGAGGACCGGATCGATAATGACCTCCTGATCAccttggtccaggagcgagtcccgttgtgggacagccgggatccacagcACGCCGTCAACAGTACGCTAcgtcgtttgtggagtgaggtggcccaagcgttgtgggatggctgggagaatgccccgccacgggtccgtaatgcattta tggacaaagtaagaacacgttggcgttccatgaaggaccgcttcaacaaggaccttcgtgatgagAATCGTGCAGccagtggttccggagcaaggcaccggccGTACAAATATCACCGTGTGCTGGCCTTTCtaagaccggtccttctcatgagaacgtaa